The Lysinibacillus pakistanensis genome includes a window with the following:
- a CDS encoding VWA domain-containing protein produces the protein MDLRIDMPLALLLLLPIFMYFGWTYWRERQRLKKSHITVLGIRILAVICLVFALAGPYILLPIKEEQILFMVDRSASMNGTDGEMANFIEESLQSKKDEQLAGIYSFSSTLQTEAILSNSLKEVPKFTNIEATDQTNIEQSLQLASGIVNSKKATRLVLLTDGNETKGNALEFASKFKGSNISVDVVPFHQPVSTDVSLKSFVTPQVAYVGEQQQLVTEVHATAANKGELLLYENDKLVHREAVELAQGSNVFTYKHTATAEGLVKYEAVVQVEQDAIFENNKLTSVTMVQSEPHLLIVNGYDSASPIAAALGKQSISFNVVDAQSLPNELSSYLQYNAIIFDNVPGHLVGEAKMNVIEQAVKNFGVGFTMVGGENSFGLGGYFKTPIETLLPVEMEIKGKEQLPSLGLVIVLDRSGSMYGSKLELAKEAAARSVEMLRDEDTLGFIAFDDRPWEIIETGPLTNKEEAVDTILSVTPGGGTEIYGSLAKAYENLADLKLQRKHIILLTDGQSQSGNYEDLIAEGKENGVTLSTVAIGQDADANLLEALSEMGSGRFYDVVDEQTIPSILSRETAMISRTYIEDNPFYPTIYNASGWNTLFANGVPQMNAYIGTTAKQGASVIAESEKEDPVLAQWQYGLGKTFAFTSDSTGKWTGDWARWQDWGTFWQTLISQMLPSYNDVAYDVRLESDGSFVITDPTNEAAFLDVVAVNEAGEELETQLEAISASQIRAVVQAEPGLIFFRIADEDQAIFQAGISVPYSAEYELRPVNDKLVEELTKQTGGSVLKEPKEVFREFTKKGADRQNIATWLILAGMLLFFIDITIRRFGWSFFTKSKKKEQLVENKTTQAEDTNVAQLLKGMKKR, from the coding sequence GTGGATTTACGAATTGATATGCCATTAGCATTGTTGCTTTTACTCCCCATATTTATGTATTTTGGCTGGACCTATTGGCGAGAGCGGCAGCGCTTGAAAAAGAGCCATATCACAGTGCTAGGAATTCGTATTCTAGCAGTCATTTGCTTAGTTTTTGCACTTGCAGGTCCTTATATTTTATTACCTATAAAGGAAGAGCAAATATTATTTATGGTAGACCGTTCTGCTTCTATGAATGGCACAGACGGTGAGATGGCTAATTTTATAGAGGAAAGTTTACAGTCGAAAAAGGATGAACAGCTTGCAGGGATTTATTCTTTTTCATCAACACTGCAGACAGAAGCAATATTATCGAATTCATTAAAGGAAGTGCCGAAGTTTACAAACATAGAAGCAACAGACCAAACAAATATCGAACAAAGTCTACAGCTTGCTTCGGGGATTGTTAATTCGAAAAAGGCAACACGATTGGTACTTCTAACAGATGGCAATGAAACAAAGGGCAATGCCTTAGAGTTTGCCTCGAAATTTAAAGGGTCCAATATAAGCGTTGATGTTGTTCCATTTCATCAACCAGTTTCTACAGATGTATCATTGAAAAGCTTTGTAACCCCACAGGTTGCATATGTGGGTGAGCAGCAGCAATTAGTTACTGAAGTTCATGCAACAGCGGCTAATAAAGGTGAGCTTCTATTATATGAAAACGACAAACTTGTTCACCGAGAGGCTGTAGAGCTTGCACAAGGCTCCAATGTATTTACCTATAAACATACCGCTACAGCAGAGGGGCTTGTAAAGTATGAAGCTGTTGTACAGGTAGAGCAGGACGCCATATTTGAAAATAATAAACTAACCAGCGTTACAATGGTCCAAAGTGAACCACATTTATTAATTGTTAATGGTTATGATAGCGCATCACCTATAGCAGCCGCTCTTGGTAAACAATCCATTTCCTTTAATGTTGTAGATGCTCAAAGTTTGCCAAATGAGCTTTCAAGTTATCTACAGTACAATGCCATTATTTTTGACAATGTGCCAGGTCATTTAGTGGGCGAGGCCAAAATGAATGTGATTGAGCAGGCAGTCAAAAACTTTGGCGTTGGCTTTACGATGGTAGGGGGCGAAAATAGCTTTGGCTTGGGCGGCTATTTTAAAACACCAATTGAAACTTTACTACCTGTTGAAATGGAGATTAAAGGGAAGGAACAATTGCCTTCATTAGGACTAGTTATCGTGCTTGACCGCTCTGGCAGTATGTATGGTTCGAAGCTAGAGCTAGCTAAGGAGGCGGCGGCTCGTTCTGTTGAAATGCTTCGAGATGAAGATACACTCGGCTTTATTGCCTTTGATGATCGACCTTGGGAAATTATCGAAACAGGTCCACTTACCAATAAGGAAGAGGCTGTGGATACGATTTTATCCGTAACGCCAGGCGGTGGGACAGAGATTTATGGATCTCTCGCTAAAGCCTATGAAAACTTAGCAGATTTAAAGCTACAGCGTAAGCATATTATTCTATTAACAGATGGACAGTCACAGTCAGGGAATTATGAAGACTTAATCGCTGAAGGAAAAGAGAATGGTGTAACATTATCTACTGTAGCGATTGGACAGGATGCAGATGCCAATTTACTTGAAGCGCTTAGTGAAATGGGTAGCGGACGATTCTATGACGTTGTTGATGAGCAGACAATACCTTCTATTTTATCCCGTGAAACGGCAATGATTTCACGCACATATATTGAGGATAATCCTTTCTATCCAACCATCTACAATGCATCTGGTTGGAACACGTTATTTGCAAATGGTGTACCTCAAATGAATGCTTATATTGGAACAACAGCAAAGCAGGGGGCCTCTGTCATTGCTGAAAGCGAGAAAGAGGATCCAGTACTAGCGCAGTGGCAATATGGCCTTGGTAAGACATTTGCCTTTACTTCTGATTCGACAGGTAAATGGACAGGTGACTGGGCAAGATGGCAGGATTGGGGAACATTTTGGCAAACGCTTATTTCACAAATGCTCCCAAGCTATAATGATGTTGCCTACGACGTACGTTTAGAATCGGATGGTTCATTTGTTATTACAGATCCTACCAATGAAGCAGCTTTTTTAGATGTTGTAGCTGTCAATGAAGCAGGAGAAGAACTTGAAACACAGCTTGAGGCTATTTCAGCCTCACAGATTCGGGCAGTTGTGCAAGCGGAGCCAGGGTTAATTTTCTTCCGTATCGCTGATGAAGATCAAGCTATTTTTCAAGCGGGTATAAGTGTACCTTATAGTGCTGAATATGAGTTACGACCTGTAAATGATAAGCTGGTGGAAGAACTGACAAAGCAAACGGGCGGCTCTGTTTTGAAAGAACCGAAGGAGGTATTTCGTGAATTTACGAAGAAAGGCGCAGATCGTCAAAATATAGCAACATGGCTTATATTAGCAGGTATGCTATTGTTCTTCATCGATATTACAATCCGACGCTTTGGTTGGAGCTTCTTTACTAAGTCGAAGAAAAAAGAGCAGCTTGTTGAAAATAAAACCACACAGGCAGAGGATACAAATGTTGCTCAGCTATTAAAGGGCATGAAGAAAAGATAA
- a CDS encoding LuxE family acyl-protein synthetase, with the protein MVTIQAAMENLKELGINPVTAVIGSTQQLFQWDEEKVNELKGYLISQNFKYHYENNSFYRMLCEDSGVTPADVQSLDDIQKIPLIPVTSFKRPDSHLLLSTSLENIEFEMRSTGTSGIPSISRRDAETLNNCVFSIYAMYREMFAFSRGAGLFLFPSPEEMPEMGMVKVLNMLSGLFDATRCLVKRASFKPKEAIETLEKWQNIHTRHIIGPPFLIYKLVNYLKTNNIHLKLDQKTMIINLGGWKRFSGMEIPREQYNKECAEFLGIPEENIRDMYGLVESNILAIECEKHSKHVPPWVHFSLRNPKNLAEEVPQGKRGVLAIFDPTSLSYPGFIQTEDLVYLKKENTCECGRNGQKVVYLSRVAGAEIGCCAINLEKHMDAAEAKSEMAEV; encoded by the coding sequence ATGGTAACTATTCAAGCAGCAATGGAAAATTTAAAAGAATTAGGTATTAATCCAGTTACAGCAGTCATTGGGTCAACTCAACAGTTATTTCAGTGGGATGAAGAAAAAGTTAATGAATTAAAGGGTTATTTAATCTCCCAAAATTTTAAATATCATTATGAAAACAATAGCTTTTATCGAATGCTATGCGAGGATAGCGGTGTTACACCTGCAGATGTACAAAGTTTAGATGATATACAAAAAATCCCACTTATCCCAGTAACAAGCTTTAAAAGACCTGACTCTCATTTATTACTATCAACATCTTTAGAGAATATTGAATTTGAAATGCGAAGTACAGGAACTAGTGGTATCCCAAGTATATCAAGAAGGGATGCGGAAACATTAAACAATTGCGTATTTAGTATATATGCAATGTATAGAGAGATGTTCGCTTTCTCTCGTGGTGCTGGTCTCTTCTTATTCCCATCTCCAGAAGAAATGCCAGAGATGGGAATGGTAAAAGTACTAAACATGCTCTCAGGCTTGTTTGACGCAACACGATGTCTTGTTAAGAGAGCATCCTTCAAACCTAAAGAGGCAATAGAAACTTTAGAAAAATGGCAAAACATTCATACGCGGCACATCATAGGACCACCATTTTTAATTTATAAATTGGTTAATTATTTAAAAACAAATAATATTCATTTGAAGTTGGATCAAAAGACGATGATTATCAATCTAGGGGGCTGGAAACGCTTCTCTGGTATGGAGATACCTCGAGAACAATACAATAAAGAATGTGCTGAATTTTTAGGTATTCCTGAAGAAAATATTAGAGATATGTATGGATTGGTTGAATCTAATATCTTAGCTATCGAGTGTGAGAAGCATTCTAAGCATGTACCACCTTGGGTTCATTTTTCATTAAGAAATCCCAAAAATTTAGCTGAAGAGGTGCCACAAGGAAAAAGAGGTGTTTTAGCTATATTTGACCCTACGTCCTTGTCATATCCAGGATTTATTCAAACAGAGGATTTAGTGTATTTAAAAAAGGAAAATACGTGCGAGTGCGGAAGAAACGGTCAAAAGGTGGTATACCTTTCTAGAGTAGCGGGTGCAGAAATTGGTTGCTGTGCTATTAATTTAGAGAAGCATATGGATGCCGCAGAAGCTAAAAGTGAAATGGCCGAAGTTTAA
- a CDS encoding peptidase U32 family protein produces MENLKIVAPVRSKFMMEEMIEAGANEIYFGVSTPLFQQLSFDNKFQTVADYPAHFSDWEEIDDIIALAKANNLRVIFMANTPYIPTGFEKDYQKHVNRALEKGVDAITISSIQSCHLLNSLEKNIQIISGSQLAPVNKYGAELLKESGVKRISLSQSMTLEEIHELRDLEMELMITGNFGTGSMAGNCRLWESPNNLEIGEGIRTLYRVLSPLNTHSNQQHFLDSATDCSLCNLEDLVSAGVTAIKFLGREAPNPVTLAMVVNMFNEWREMGISGLTIDQKMKITEQEQLMWVMKWVPRFCEKCRCTYKPTAITKTYI; encoded by the coding sequence ATGGAGAATTTAAAAATCGTAGCACCTGTGCGATCAAAATTTATGATGGAAGAAATGATAGAGGCCGGTGCCAATGAAATATATTTTGGCGTTTCAACTCCGCTTTTTCAACAGCTATCATTTGATAACAAATTTCAAACAGTAGCAGATTATCCTGCTCACTTTTCAGATTGGGAGGAAATAGACGACATAATTGCTTTAGCAAAAGCAAACAATCTTAGAGTTATATTTATGGCCAATACTCCATACATCCCAACAGGCTTTGAAAAAGACTATCAAAAGCATGTTAATAGAGCACTTGAAAAAGGTGTAGATGCTATAACAATATCTTCAATACAATCCTGTCATTTACTTAATTCTTTGGAAAAGAACATCCAAATTATTTCAGGCTCACAATTAGCACCAGTTAATAAATATGGAGCCGAGCTATTGAAGGAATCAGGTGTCAAAAGGATATCATTGTCGCAATCAATGACATTAGAAGAAATTCACGAACTTCGGGATTTAGAGATGGAACTGATGATTACAGGGAATTTTGGCACTGGCAGTATGGCTGGGAACTGTCGTTTATGGGAAAGCCCAAATAATCTTGAAATTGGGGAAGGGATCAGAACTCTATATCGAGTTTTATCTCCATTAAACACACACAGTAATCAGCAGCATTTTTTAGATAGTGCAACTGATTGTAGTTTGTGTAATCTAGAAGATCTAGTTTCTGCTGGTGTTACTGCCATAAAATTTCTTGGAAGGGAAGCCCCTAATCCAGTGACATTAGCGATGGTTGTGAATATGTTTAATGAATGGCGAGAAATGGGTATTTCAGGCTTAACAATAGATCAAAAGATGAAAATAACGGAGCAGGAGCAGCTCATGTGGGTCATGAAATGGGTGCCACGCTTTTGTGAAAAATGTCGATGTACTTATAAACCAACTGCAATTACAAAAACATACATTTAG
- a CDS encoding iron-sulfur cluster assembly scaffold protein yields MYNSIIVDYFSNPRHSGELTDANMELKIGNSVCGDTIFMSVKVEDGEILDAKYKAYGCATSLATADIFAEFIINKSIEEIKQQPQHEIDKMLGELEPPQMHCLNILHELFEQIRSAA; encoded by the coding sequence ATGTACAATTCTATCATTGTTGATTATTTTAGCAACCCTCGACATTCAGGTGAACTGACTGATGCAAATATGGAATTAAAAATTGGTAACTCTGTTTGTGGGGATACAATTTTCATGAGTGTAAAGGTAGAAGATGGGGAAATACTCGATGCAAAATATAAAGCATATGGTTGTGCAACATCTTTAGCAACAGCTGATATATTTGCAGAATTTATCATTAATAAATCAATAGAAGAAATTAAGCAGCAACCACAACATGAGATTGATAAAATGCTAGGGGAGTTGGAGCCTCCTCAAATGCATTGTTTAAATATTTTACATGAGTTATTTGAGCAAATACGTTCGGCAGCTTAG
- the thiW gene encoding energy coupling factor transporter S component ThiW — MSVRKLTIMALLVAIAIAGSTFVSIPTGIARAYPIQHAINVIGAILLGPIPTVIIALVTAIIRILTGTGSLLAIPGSVIGAFCAALAYKYSGMPWLAGVGEIVGTGIIASLIAVPYAYILMGTSVAAMFFMPAFLTSSIIGAIFGVAIASSLRNTALIKNFR; from the coding sequence ATGTCAGTTCGAAAATTAACAATCATGGCCTTATTAGTGGCAATTGCCATAGCAGGTTCTACCTTCGTTTCAATTCCAACAGGGATTGCGCGCGCATATCCGATACAACATGCCATCAATGTCATCGGTGCCATTCTACTCGGACCAATACCAACTGTTATCATTGCTCTTGTTACAGCGATTATTCGTATTCTAACAGGGACAGGCTCCCTATTAGCCATTCCTGGCAGTGTCATTGGCGCATTTTGTGCAGCACTGGCTTATAAATACAGTGGTATGCCTTGGCTAGCAGGTGTTGGTGAAATAGTAGGAACTGGGATTATCGCCTCCCTCATTGCAGTACCATATGCATATATCTTAATGGGGACATCCGTAGCAGCAATGTTTTTCATGCCTGCCTTTTTAACCTCTAGTATTATTGGTGCTATTTTTGGTGTGGCAATTGCTAGTAGTTTACGAAATACTGCACTTATTAAAAATTTTCGTTAA
- a CDS encoding cysteine desulfurase family protein — translation MIGRYFDYNATTPLREEVASTMIENIMLFGNPSSTHSFGQLAKLKMEEARLHVATLINAEETDIFFTSGGTESINTALKGHFLSNDKCPFHIITSKIEHAATLEVCRYLSTLGAEITYLPVDTNGFIAIEDLKNAIQENTALVSIMFANNEIGSIQPIQEMVRVVKNINSNIIFHVDAVQVIGKIQIDVRDLGVDALSMAAHKIYGPKGTGALYLKNGERKLDQLLHGGGQEKGFRGGTENLLAIIGFGKACEMAKEELKQNANKIIALRSYFLDKLENSIEHYEINGPVLGEDLLQNTINISFLNIRAEALAVLLSQTYGIAVSIGSACSADKANLSHVLLALGLSEDRIKSSIRISFGNYTDYKDIDYFMESLKASVNRLRSMLPVG, via the coding sequence ATGATAGGAAGGTATTTTGATTATAATGCCACTACTCCTCTTCGGGAGGAAGTGGCTTCTACTATGATAGAAAATATAATGCTATTTGGTAATCCCTCTAGCACCCACTCCTTTGGGCAGTTAGCGAAATTAAAAATGGAAGAGGCACGCTTACATGTTGCCACATTAATTAATGCAGAAGAAACAGATATATTTTTTACTTCTGGTGGTACAGAGTCGATTAACACTGCATTGAAAGGACATTTCTTGTCAAATGATAAGTGCCCCTTTCATATCATCACTTCTAAAATTGAGCATGCTGCAACCTTAGAAGTATGTCGATATTTATCTACCCTTGGTGCTGAAATTACCTATTTACCTGTTGATACTAATGGCTTCATAGCTATTGAAGATTTAAAAAACGCTATACAAGAGAATACAGCGCTTGTTTCAATCATGTTTGCCAACAATGAAATTGGCTCAATTCAACCAATTCAAGAGATGGTGAGAGTTGTTAAAAATATCAATAGCAATATTATCTTTCATGTTGACGCTGTACAGGTGATAGGCAAAATCCAGATTGATGTACGGGACTTAGGAGTGGATGCATTATCGATGGCTGCCCATAAAATATATGGTCCAAAGGGCACAGGTGCATTGTACTTGAAAAACGGTGAACGTAAATTAGATCAGCTTCTTCATGGCGGTGGACAAGAAAAAGGTTTTCGTGGTGGCACAGAAAATCTATTAGCTATTATTGGTTTTGGTAAAGCCTGCGAAATGGCAAAAGAAGAGCTAAAGCAAAATGCTAATAAAATAATCGCATTAAGATCCTATTTCCTAGATAAATTAGAAAATTCGATTGAACACTATGAAATTAATGGGCCTGTGTTAGGTGAGGATTTATTACAAAATACTATTAATATATCTTTTCTGAATATACGAGCAGAAGCATTAGCGGTTCTATTAAGTCAAACATATGGTATTGCAGTATCTATTGGCTCTGCCTGTAGTGCTGATAAGGCTAATTTATCTCATGTATTGTTAGCACTCGGCCTGTCTGAAGATCGAATAAAATCGTCTATTCGTATTAGTTTTGGTAATTACACGGATTACAAGGATATTGATTATTTTATGGAAAGTCTTAAAGCATCTGTTAACCGTCTACGAAGTATGCTCCCTGTTGGATAG
- a CDS encoding MFS transporter, protein MTQQKSNKAALYILMFNMFIVMGSIGIIIPVMPEYLRIFGAAGQVLGMLIATFAFAQFVFSPIAGNLSDQYGRKNLIIFGLILTGLAQIGFGLSTEVWMLFLARFLGGLGSAFVAPPIMAFVADVTTYEERGKGMGMLGAAMSLGFMIGPGIGGFLSHVSLHFPFYTAGAAAILASILSFFLLPSTKPNAAQKMHKQDNLAKQMVRSVHMPYFVMLIIMMVFSFGIANFQTTLSLFVTEKFHYTPGDIAIILVVGGAFGVVVQMFVITPLFNRYGEMKVVLVNLFIAAISIYLILFVSGFALILVVATIFSTATTLIRPAVNTLISKLAENEQGFAAGLNNAYMSLGNMIGPALAGILFDWNMNSPYIFGAIILMACFFLALIWTMKKAPHLMQPNSK, encoded by the coding sequence ATGACCCAGCAGAAGTCTAATAAGGCGGCTTTGTATATTTTAATGTTTAATATGTTTATCGTAATGGGGAGTATTGGGATTATTATTCCTGTAATGCCCGAGTATTTAAGAATATTTGGTGCTGCGGGACAAGTTCTAGGTATGCTTATTGCAACGTTCGCCTTCGCTCAATTCGTTTTTTCTCCAATTGCTGGGAATCTTTCGGATCAGTATGGTCGAAAAAATCTTATTATTTTCGGACTTATACTAACTGGACTTGCTCAAATCGGCTTTGGACTTTCTACAGAAGTGTGGATGCTCTTCTTAGCACGCTTTTTAGGTGGCCTTGGATCAGCCTTTGTTGCACCTCCTATTATGGCATTTGTCGCAGATGTTACAACATATGAAGAACGAGGAAAAGGGATGGGGATGCTTGGTGCTGCCATGTCTCTTGGCTTTATGATAGGACCCGGTATTGGTGGTTTCTTATCACATGTTAGCTTACATTTTCCATTTTATACAGCTGGAGCTGCGGCTATTTTGGCTTCTATTTTATCGTTCTTTTTATTACCATCTACCAAACCAAACGCAGCACAAAAAATGCATAAGCAAGACAATCTCGCGAAACAAATGGTACGTTCAGTACATATGCCTTACTTTGTTATGCTCATTATTATGATGGTATTCTCGTTCGGAATTGCTAATTTCCAAACAACTTTATCATTATTTGTTACAGAAAAGTTTCATTATACACCTGGGGATATTGCTATTATTCTAGTGGTGGGTGGTGCTTTTGGTGTAGTTGTACAAATGTTTGTCATTACACCACTCTTTAATCGCTACGGTGAAATGAAGGTCGTATTAGTCAATTTATTTATAGCAGCCATATCTATCTACTTAATATTATTTGTATCTGGGTTTGCCCTTATTTTAGTTGTTGCGACAATCTTCTCGACAGCCACAACATTAATTCGTCCTGCTGTTAACACACTGATCTCCAAGCTTGCTGAAAATGAGCAAGGATTTGCAGCAGGTCTGAATAATGCTTATATGAGTCTTGGGAATATGATTGGTCCAGCATTGGCAGGTATTTTATTTGATTGGAATATGAATAGCCCTTATATATTTGGTGCTATTATTTTGATGGCTTGCTTCTTCCTTGCCCTTATCTGGACAATGAAAAAAGCGCCGCATCTTATGCAGCCCAATTCTAAATAA